Proteins encoded within one genomic window of Qipengyuania pelagi:
- a CDS encoding alpha/beta fold hydrolase: MARETFTIEGAGAISLTAEAEGDAYAIPVLLAHGGGQTRRAWRRVVSELAQAGFRAIAFDMRGHGDSDWSPCGAYEMRDFAADLVAAASRLDQKPALVGASLGGLAGLIAAGELAPGSFASLTLVDIAPRMAPSGVMRVVGFMEEHVDSGFASPEEAADVIARYMPHRPRRGASDGLKSYLRQKPDGRFYWHWDPAFIRNIMSARQGDPDSQERQSAMLSQAAANLTLPLHLIRGASSDLVSEEAVLHLRQLAPHAEYTDIADATHMVVGDANDAFSAAIVDFLRRHHSSDTAQPQGTREL; the protein is encoded by the coding sequence ATGGCGAGAGAAACCTTTACGATTGAGGGCGCAGGCGCGATTTCTCTTACAGCCGAGGCTGAGGGGGATGCCTACGCCATACCCGTCCTTCTTGCGCACGGCGGCGGGCAGACACGGCGCGCGTGGAGAAGGGTGGTCAGCGAGCTGGCTCAAGCCGGCTTTCGCGCAATCGCCTTCGACATGCGCGGTCACGGAGACAGCGATTGGTCGCCATGCGGAGCTTATGAAATGCGCGACTTCGCGGCGGATCTGGTCGCTGCAGCGTCGCGCCTGGACCAGAAGCCAGCGCTGGTCGGCGCTTCACTGGGCGGGCTCGCTGGACTGATTGCCGCAGGGGAGCTTGCTCCAGGTAGCTTTGCTTCACTCACATTGGTCGACATTGCCCCGCGCATGGCGCCCAGCGGTGTAATGCGCGTGGTTGGTTTCATGGAAGAGCATGTCGATAGCGGCTTCGCCTCACCAGAGGAGGCGGCCGACGTGATCGCTCGCTACATGCCGCATCGTCCCAGGCGGGGCGCGAGCGATGGTCTGAAAAGCTATCTGCGGCAGAAGCCGGATGGGCGCTTCTATTGGCACTGGGACCCTGCGTTTATCCGTAATATAATGTCAGCCAGACAAGGCGACCCAGACAGCCAAGAACGTCAATCGGCAATGCTCAGCCAAGCTGCGGCGAATCTCACGCTTCCGCTTCACCTCATCCGAGGCGCCTCTAGCGATCTTGTTTCCGAAGAGGCCGTATTGCATCTGCGACAACTCGCCCCCCATGCAGAATACACCGATATTGCCGATGCCACGCACATGGTCGTGGGCGATGCGAACGATGCCTTTTCCGCCGCTATCGTCGATTTCCTACGGCGCCATCACTCATCCGATACGGCTCAGCCACAGGGGACGAGGGAGCTATGA
- a CDS encoding hotdog fold thioesterase: MLNIAPFHRWLGLEIATCSDQGIAITMPWREEIVSNPMIGSAHGGILASLVDLTGLYTLLAGGVAARATADLHVDYHRPATSGPLTAHGQIVKIGRQISVAETRVIEPDGKLVASGRGAYFSSTGSLDHRGGTIDLEQALATQGPATSAARSTPA, from the coding sequence ATGCTGAATATCGCGCCGTTTCATCGATGGCTTGGGCTGGAGATTGCAACATGCTCCGACCAGGGAATCGCGATCACCATGCCATGGCGCGAAGAGATCGTGTCGAACCCTATGATTGGGTCGGCGCATGGAGGGATCCTGGCTTCACTGGTCGACCTCACCGGGCTTTATACTCTGCTTGCCGGGGGCGTCGCGGCGAGAGCGACGGCCGATCTGCATGTCGATTACCACCGTCCTGCAACCTCAGGACCTCTCACTGCTCACGGACAGATCGTGAAGATCGGGCGACAGATTTCGGTGGCGGAAACCCGGGTTATCGAGCCCGACGGCAAGTTGGTCGCCAGCGGCAGGGGCGCCTACTTCTCGTCAACCGGATCACTTGATCATCGCGGCGGGACTATTGATCTCGAACAGGCTCTTGCCACCCAAGGCCCAGCGACTTCTGCAGCGCGATCCACGCCAGCGTAA
- a CDS encoding efflux transporter outer membrane subunit, whose product MMRRSIPSLLLIALLAGCTAGPDYAGPPEILSADTGHRFVRAGEDVGVMDPALAEWWVLLDDPELTRLVETALSENPSLQAAQARIAQARASVRQDRAGRMPTLGTQAATIQGQLPGLEIQEGAPPSSQQPDPEAGSDDALSFYNVGLNANWELEFAGGSRRRIEAGNAQAAATVANAEDAKVQLTAEVANNYVNLREAQFRADQYRTQIKLQEEVLALTYQRYQQGALPLFPVGNANAELEVLKSQFAEAEADKAVLLDALAILSGRIPGSTAEDLSTPRDIPLPPDEVTVGDPASLIARRPDIRAAERTLAAATARIGVAEAARFPKLSFMGILGLGGSSPDDIFDVGEFSALAIPRLEWNFLDFGRVDASVDRAGAVRDEAVANYRQTVLAALRDAERALARFGQQRVALAASAQIKSQADSAADLNRQRFAAGAISKADLNRALREQQQASADLVRAKGALTLAWIALQKSLGLGWQEPVRDQ is encoded by the coding sequence CGGGCCATCGGTTTGTCCGCGCTGGCGAGGATGTAGGCGTCATGGACCCGGCCCTTGCCGAATGGTGGGTGCTGCTCGACGATCCTGAACTGACCCGCCTGGTCGAAACTGCGTTGTCCGAAAATCCGTCGCTCCAGGCAGCGCAGGCGCGCATCGCGCAGGCCCGGGCATCGGTCAGGCAGGATCGGGCCGGCAGAATGCCGACACTCGGAACCCAGGCCGCCACTATTCAGGGCCAGCTTCCCGGCCTTGAAATTCAGGAGGGGGCACCCCCGTCCTCACAGCAACCCGATCCGGAGGCGGGAAGCGACGATGCCCTCAGCTTTTACAATGTTGGTCTCAATGCCAACTGGGAGCTGGAGTTCGCGGGCGGCTCCCGGAGGCGTATCGAGGCCGGCAACGCGCAGGCTGCGGCAACGGTCGCCAATGCGGAGGACGCAAAGGTTCAGCTGACCGCCGAAGTTGCCAATAACTACGTCAACTTGCGGGAGGCCCAGTTCCGCGCCGACCAATACCGGACGCAGATCAAGCTGCAGGAAGAAGTCCTGGCCCTAACTTATCAGCGGTATCAGCAAGGCGCGCTGCCGCTGTTCCCGGTGGGCAATGCGAACGCGGAGCTGGAGGTGCTCAAGTCCCAATTCGCCGAGGCGGAGGCCGATAAAGCCGTCCTGCTAGACGCGCTTGCGATCCTGTCGGGACGGATTCCTGGATCGACGGCCGAAGACCTTTCGACGCCGCGAGATATCCCTTTGCCCCCGGATGAGGTTACTGTCGGCGATCCGGCGAGTCTGATCGCGCGTCGGCCCGACATCAGGGCGGCTGAGCGCACTCTCGCCGCTGCAACGGCCAGGATCGGGGTGGCCGAAGCGGCAAGGTTCCCGAAGCTGTCCTTTATGGGGATTCTGGGCCTTGGCGGATCTTCCCCCGACGATATCTTCGATGTAGGCGAATTTTCGGCATTGGCGATACCCCGCCTGGAATGGAACTTCCTCGATTTTGGAAGGGTCGACGCGTCGGTCGATCGCGCCGGGGCGGTCCGCGACGAAGCTGTCGCCAACTATCGTCAAACCGTCCTCGCGGCGCTACGGGATGCCGAGCGCGCTCTGGCACGATTTGGCCAACAACGCGTCGCGCTGGCAGCCAGCGCGCAGATCAAGAGCCAGGCGGATAGCGCCGCCGATCTGAACCGCCAACGTTTTGCCGCAGGAGCGATCTCGAAGGCTGACCTCAACCGGGCCCTGCGAGAACAGCAGCAGGCCTCAGCAGACCTCGTCCGGGCAAAAGGCGCCCTTACGCTGGCGTGGATCGCGCTGCAGAAGTCGCTGGGCCTTGGGTGGCAAGAGCCTGTTCGAGATCAATAG